In one window of Helianthus annuus cultivar XRQ/B chromosome 17, HanXRQr2.0-SUNRISE, whole genome shotgun sequence DNA:
- the LOC110922039 gene encoding mechanosensitive ion channel protein 8 gives MDSKKPLRSPLSYNQTSHSIDHRECIVKIDSDDMEDPPSKLIGEFLKKQKNSVGEMTLDMDMDMDELRDVNSSGNSVNQKRPDSPRINPENHNLNTRVLNSRDLKVSFQQPAKSYKVVDIEPDRSESSDEDELLEQQQLRRKSSNMNSLSHVVEDKGAGEVLKCTSFQRKATIVKSRTQQSRLIDPPEVVQVEVPLYSSGPGQAGKSGQYRSGVARASGVLTRGENEEEDDSLFEEDNPDDFKRAKLDGLTFVQWISLILILSALICTLTIRNWKEKRVRGLHIWEWEVLVLVLICGRLVSGWGIRFIVFFIERNFLLRKRVLYFVYGIRKPVQNCIWLGLVLIAWHYMFDEKVEGHNRFLRVMNKLLVCMLVATSLWLVKTLMVKVLASSFHVKKFFDRIQEALFNQYVIETLSGPPLVEIQNNQIQEEKTKAEVNMLQNAGANIPPELGEKVFSTRSERLIGSGRSQKAPPAAIKIDEKEEGITIDHLHRLNPKNISAWNMKRLMRIVRLGTLNTLDEQLNDMNSQEDESVTQIRSEIEAKRAARKIFFNVAKAGSKSIYLDDLMRFLREDQAVKTMALLVGTPGDEKVSKAALKTWVVYAFRERKALALTLNDTKTAVNKLHQMVNVLVGIIILVICLLILNIATGKFLVFISSQIVVVAFVFGNTCKTVFEAIIFLFVMHPFDVGDRCEIDGVQLIVEEMNILTTVFLKWDNEKVYFPNSTLSTRAISNHYRSPDMWDSVDFFIHVTTPPETIAVMRQRITNFVESKKDHYYPNDITMVSLRFEDISKIRIHFWWRHKINFQDMGERYIRRGVVIDELVRLFKEHDVEYRLYPLDINIRNMPPQVSSSRIPPAWEAPK, from the exons atggattcCAAGAAACCACTCAGATCTCCTCTCTCCTACAACCAGACTTCTCACTCAATCGACCATCGCGAATGCATcgtcaagatcgacagtgacgaTATGGAGGATCCACCTTCAAAGCTGATCGGAGAGTTTTTAAAAAAACAGAAGAATTCCGTAGGAGAAATGACGTTGGATATGGATATGGATATGGACGAGCTTCGCGACGTAAACAGTTCTGGTAATTCTGTTAATCAGAAACGTCCAGATAGTCCTAGGATAAATCCTGAAAATCATAATCTAAATACTAGAGTTTTGAATTCTAGAGATTTAAAAGTTTCGTTTCAACAACCTGCTAAATCCTATAAAGTAGTCGATATTGAACCGGATCGTTCAGAATCATCGGATGAGGATGAATTACTAGAACAACAACAGCTCAGACGAAAATCGAGCAATATGAATAGCTTAAGCCATGTTGTAGAGGATAAAGGTGCGGGTGAGGTGTTGAAATGCACCTCGTTTCAAAGAAAAGCTACAATAGTTAAATCTAGAACACAACAATCTAGATTGATAGATCCACCAGAGGTGGTCCAGGTGGAGGTTCCTTTGTATTCATCAGGTCCAGGCCAAGCTGGTAAGTCTGGGCAGTATAGATCGGGAGTAGCACGCGCGTCGGGGGTATTAACTAGAGGTGAAAATGAGGAAGAGGATGATTCATTGTTTGAAGAAGATAATCCGGATGATTTCAAAAGGGCAAAACTCGACGGGTTAACGTTTGTTCAATGGATTAGTCTTATTTTAATCCTGTCTGCGTTGATCTGCACGCTTACGATTCGCAACTGGAAGGAAAAAAGAGTTAGAGGACTTCACATTTGGGAATGGGAGGTTTTAGTGCTTGTTTTGATATGTGGCCGTTTGGTTTCCGGTTGGGGTATAAGGTTTATTGTTTTCTTTATTGAGAGAAATTTTCTTCTGCGTAAAAGAGTTTTGTATTTCGTGTATGGAATCAGGAAGCCGGTCCAGAATTGTATCTGGTTGGGTTTGGTTTTGATTGCTTGGCATTACATGTTTGATGAGAAAGTTGAGGGTCATAACCGGTTCTTGAGGGTCATGAACAAGTTATTGGTGTGTATGCTGGTGGCTACGTCGTTGTGGCTTGTTAAAACGCTGATGGTTAAAGTACTCGCGTCCTCGTTTCATGTCAAAAAGTTCTTTGATCGGATTCAAGAGGCTTTGTTTAACCAATATGTTATTGAAACTTTATCGGGGCCACCGTTGGTTGAGATCCAAAACAATCAAATACAAGAAGAGAAAACAAAGGCGGAAGTTAATATGCTTCAGAATGCCGGTGCTAACATACCACCAGAACTTGGGGAGAAAGTATTTTCAACGAGGAGCGAGAGGTTGATTGGGAGTGGAAGATCACAAAAAGCACCTCCTGCTGCCATCAAGATTGATGAGAAAGAAGAGGGAATAACAATTGATCATTTGCATAGGCTTAATCCAAAGAATATATCCGCTTGGAATATGAAAAGATTGATGAGAATCGTTCGTCTTGGGACATTGAACACATTGGATGAACAGTTAAATGATATGAATTCACAAGAGGATGAATCAGTGACACAAATCAGAAGTGAAATCGAAGCCAAGCGTGCTGCACGCAAGATTTTCTTTAATGTGGCTAAAGCTGGCTCCAA GTCCATCTATCTTGACGATCTGATGCGGTTTTTGAGAGAAGATCAGGCTGTGAAAACCATGGCTCTCTTGGTAGGAACACCTGGCGATGAAAAAGTTAGCAAGGCAGCTTTGAAGACTTGGGTG GTTTATGCATTCAGAGAAAGAAAAGCACTCGCCTTGACACTAAACGATACCAAAACAGCCGTCAACAAATTGCACCAAATGGTGAATGTCTTGGTTGGCATCATCATCTTGGTAATTTGCCTTCTGATACTGAACATCGCAACGGGCAAATTTCTAGTGTTTATAAGTTCCCAGATTGTGGTGGTGGCGTTTGTCTTTGGCAATACTTGCAAAACCGTATTTGAGGCCATCATCTTCTTGTTTGTCATGCACCCTTTTGATGTAGGCGACCGTTGCGAGATTGATGGTGTTCAG CTGATCGTAGAAGAGATGAATATTTTGACTACTGTCTTCCTGAAATGGGACAACGAAAAGGTTTACTTTCCAAACAGTACTCTCTCGACACGAGCCATCAGCAATCACTACCGTAGTCCTGATATGTGGGATTCAGTCGATTTCTTTATCCATGTCACTACTCCTCCCGAAACGATAGCTGTCATGAGacaaagaataaccaa CTTCGTAGAGAGCAAGAAGGATCATTATTATCCAAATGATATAACAATGGTTTCATTGAGGTTCGAGGACATAAGCAAGATTCGGATACATTTTTGGTGGAGGCATAAAATAAACTTTCAAGATATGGGAGAGAGGTACATAAGAAGAGGTGTGGTTATTGATGAATTGGTTCGACTCTTTAAAGAACATGACGTCGAATACAGATTGTACCCACTTGATATCAATATCCGAAACATGCCTCCACAAGTTAGCTCTTCTCGGATTCCCCCGGCATGGGAAGCTCCTAAATGA
- the LOC110920967 gene encoding mitochondrial import inner membrane translocase subunit TIM50 isoform X1, with protein sequence MLMESMSLVGRSRQFISIIKRISKNPRSYSSVSANGPSEPIISSTIIGNQPTSSIPPPLESAAVDRAAGKPWSFLKYTLIAALTGGVATASYATYAYTLEEVDEKTKALRASAKISGGSDLSSFDNFQAMLKPAAMTVPAKLTELYLDLRASTEEHIRGFTEPSSDMLLPDLHPLEQHVFTLVLDLNETLLYSDWKRDRGWRTFKRPGVDDFLEHLAQFYEIIVYSDQQSMYVDPIVDRLDEKHCIRYRLSRAATRYQDGKHYRDLSKLNRDPARVLYVSGNALESCLQSENCVAIKPWKCEAEDTTLLDLIPFLEYVARHSPKDIRPVLASYQGHDIAKEFIERSKEHQRRRQEQKQQGRLWRF encoded by the exons ATGCTAATG GAATCAATGTCGCTGGTTGGTCGATCTAGACAATTTATTTCTATTATCAAGAGGATCAGCAAGAATCCTCGCTCGTATTCAAGTGTCTCTGCAAATGGTCCCAGTGAACCCATCATCTCCTCGACCATCATTGGTAATCAGCCGACATCTTCAATCCCACCACCACTGGAAAGCGCAGCGGTGGACAGAGCAGCTGGAAAACCATGGAGTTTTCTTAAGTATACTTTAATTGCGGCACTTACCGGAGGTGTTGCCACTGCTAGTTATGCGACATATG CATACACTTTAGAAGAAGTTGATGAGAAGACTAAGGCTTTGCGTGCATCAGCAAAAATTTCTGGAGGCAGTGATTTATCTTCTTTTGAT AATTTTCAAGCTATGCTAAAACCAGCTGCAATGACAG TTCCTGCCAAGTTAACTGAGCTTTACCTGGATCTGCGTGCTTCTACAGAAGAACATATTCGA GGTTTTACTGAACCCTCATCAGATATGCTTCTTCCAGATTTGCATCCACTAGAACAACACGTATTTACATTGGTTTTGGACCTTAACGAAACTTTACTATATTCTGACTGGAAG CGTGATCGAGGTTGGAGAACGTTCAAAAGACCAGGAGTTGATGACTTTTTGGAGCACCTAGCTCAATTTTATGAAATCATAGTGTATTCTGATCAGCAGTCCATG TATGTTGATCCTATTGTTGATAGATTGGATGAAAAACACTGCATTAGGTATAGGCTATCAAGGGCTGCAACTAGATATCAAGATGGGAAACACTATAGA GATTTGTCAAAGCTTAACAGAGATCCCGCAAGGGTTTTGTATGTGAGTGGTAATGCTCTCGAGAGTTGCCTTCAGTCAGAGAATTGTGTAGCAATAAAACCATGGAAATGCGAAGCTGAAGACACGACACTTCTGGATCTTATACCGTTTCTTGAAT ATGTTGCACGCCATAGCCCTAAGGATATTCGACCTGTACTAGCTTCATATCAAGGGCATGATATAGCCAAAGAGTTCATTGAACGTTCTAAAGAACATCAGAG GAGAAGGCAGGAGCAGAAGCAACAAGGTCGTTTGTGGCGCTTTTGA
- the LOC110920967 gene encoding mitochondrial import inner membrane translocase subunit TIM50 isoform X2: MSLVGRSRQFISIIKRISKNPRSYSSVSANGPSEPIISSTIIGNQPTSSIPPPLESAAVDRAAGKPWSFLKYTLIAALTGGVATASYATYAYTLEEVDEKTKALRASAKISGGSDLSSFDNFQAMLKPAAMTVPAKLTELYLDLRASTEEHIRGFTEPSSDMLLPDLHPLEQHVFTLVLDLNETLLYSDWKRDRGWRTFKRPGVDDFLEHLAQFYEIIVYSDQQSMYVDPIVDRLDEKHCIRYRLSRAATRYQDGKHYRDLSKLNRDPARVLYVSGNALESCLQSENCVAIKPWKCEAEDTTLLDLIPFLEYVARHSPKDIRPVLASYQGHDIAKEFIERSKEHQRRRQEQKQQGRLWRF; encoded by the exons ATGTCGCTGGTTGGTCGATCTAGACAATTTATTTCTATTATCAAGAGGATCAGCAAGAATCCTCGCTCGTATTCAAGTGTCTCTGCAAATGGTCCCAGTGAACCCATCATCTCCTCGACCATCATTGGTAATCAGCCGACATCTTCAATCCCACCACCACTGGAAAGCGCAGCGGTGGACAGAGCAGCTGGAAAACCATGGAGTTTTCTTAAGTATACTTTAATTGCGGCACTTACCGGAGGTGTTGCCACTGCTAGTTATGCGACATATG CATACACTTTAGAAGAAGTTGATGAGAAGACTAAGGCTTTGCGTGCATCAGCAAAAATTTCTGGAGGCAGTGATTTATCTTCTTTTGAT AATTTTCAAGCTATGCTAAAACCAGCTGCAATGACAG TTCCTGCCAAGTTAACTGAGCTTTACCTGGATCTGCGTGCTTCTACAGAAGAACATATTCGA GGTTTTACTGAACCCTCATCAGATATGCTTCTTCCAGATTTGCATCCACTAGAACAACACGTATTTACATTGGTTTTGGACCTTAACGAAACTTTACTATATTCTGACTGGAAG CGTGATCGAGGTTGGAGAACGTTCAAAAGACCAGGAGTTGATGACTTTTTGGAGCACCTAGCTCAATTTTATGAAATCATAGTGTATTCTGATCAGCAGTCCATG TATGTTGATCCTATTGTTGATAGATTGGATGAAAAACACTGCATTAGGTATAGGCTATCAAGGGCTGCAACTAGATATCAAGATGGGAAACACTATAGA GATTTGTCAAAGCTTAACAGAGATCCCGCAAGGGTTTTGTATGTGAGTGGTAATGCTCTCGAGAGTTGCCTTCAGTCAGAGAATTGTGTAGCAATAAAACCATGGAAATGCGAAGCTGAAGACACGACACTTCTGGATCTTATACCGTTTCTTGAAT ATGTTGCACGCCATAGCCCTAAGGATATTCGACCTGTACTAGCTTCATATCAAGGGCATGATATAGCCAAAGAGTTCATTGAACGTTCTAAAGAACATCAGAG GAGAAGGCAGGAGCAGAAGCAACAAGGTCGTTTGTGGCGCTTTTGA
- the LOC110920967 gene encoding mitochondrial import inner membrane translocase subunit TIM50 isoform X3 gives MPNWVQDYKYRMGLISNCQPGLRLTPLFHTYQPFLSITKPSRRRTFSLHGCSAVIFILSIHTAYTLEEVDEKTKALRASAKISGGSDLSSFDNFQAMLKPAAMTVPAKLTELYLDLRASTEEHIRGFTEPSSDMLLPDLHPLEQHVFTLVLDLNETLLYSDWKRDRGWRTFKRPGVDDFLEHLAQFYEIIVYSDQQSMYVDPIVDRLDEKHCIRYRLSRAATRYQDGKHYRDLSKLNRDPARVLYVSGNALESCLQSENCVAIKPWKCEAEDTTLLDLIPFLEYVARHSPKDIRPVLASYQGHDIAKEFIERSKEHQRRRQEQKQQGRLWRF, from the exons ATGCCAAATTGGGTCCAAGACTATAAGTACCGTATGGGCCTAATATCGAACTGCCAACCTGGCTTGCGCCTAACGCCACTCTTCCATACgtatcaaccttttctttctataACCAAGCCAAGCCGCCGGCGTACGTTTTCTCTTCACGGTTGCTCTGCGGTGATCTTCATTCTCTCTATTCATACAG CATACACTTTAGAAGAAGTTGATGAGAAGACTAAGGCTTTGCGTGCATCAGCAAAAATTTCTGGAGGCAGTGATTTATCTTCTTTTGAT AATTTTCAAGCTATGCTAAAACCAGCTGCAATGACAG TTCCTGCCAAGTTAACTGAGCTTTACCTGGATCTGCGTGCTTCTACAGAAGAACATATTCGA GGTTTTACTGAACCCTCATCAGATATGCTTCTTCCAGATTTGCATCCACTAGAACAACACGTATTTACATTGGTTTTGGACCTTAACGAAACTTTACTATATTCTGACTGGAAG CGTGATCGAGGTTGGAGAACGTTCAAAAGACCAGGAGTTGATGACTTTTTGGAGCACCTAGCTCAATTTTATGAAATCATAGTGTATTCTGATCAGCAGTCCATG TATGTTGATCCTATTGTTGATAGATTGGATGAAAAACACTGCATTAGGTATAGGCTATCAAGGGCTGCAACTAGATATCAAGATGGGAAACACTATAGA GATTTGTCAAAGCTTAACAGAGATCCCGCAAGGGTTTTGTATGTGAGTGGTAATGCTCTCGAGAGTTGCCTTCAGTCAGAGAATTGTGTAGCAATAAAACCATGGAAATGCGAAGCTGAAGACACGACACTTCTGGATCTTATACCGTTTCTTGAAT ATGTTGCACGCCATAGCCCTAAGGATATTCGACCTGTACTAGCTTCATATCAAGGGCATGATATAGCCAAAGAGTTCATTGAACGTTCTAAAGAACATCAGAG GAGAAGGCAGGAGCAGAAGCAACAAGGTCGTTTGTGGCGCTTTTGA
- the LOC110923496 gene encoding DDB1- and CUL4-associated factor 8 encodes MNSSSRMTEKKDKAIGHTVLSDICGREVGHLSTRKFAHRLAASEDLVLRLDLARKLEKHSGCVNTVSFNAHGDILVSGSDDRRVVLWDWESGSIKLCFDSGHTRNIFQAKIMPETDDRSVVTCAADGEVRHATILECGKVETKLLGRHQGRAHKLANEPASPHVFYTCGEDGLVQHFDLRTGEATELFTCQPVRGRVFTPVVNLNAIAIDPVNPNLFMIAGSDEFTRLYDIRRYRYDASAAFGKPVDHFCPEHLLGDKNLGITGLAFSDQRELLVSYCEEFIYLFSKDMGWGSDINSVIDDHHSTVNPDSKMETDSKPGPQVFKGHRNCLTVKGVSFVGANEYVASGSDCGRMFIWKKKDAKVVRVMEADREVVNCIQPHPHTHMLASCGIDKDIKIWTPTALEKAPPPSNINRWRPETNFWRVSPRDMALELLALRSQQMSPVRRPSEEGDTMGLIVTFDSDSSDSED; translated from the exons ATGAATTCGTCTTCTAG GATGACGGAGAAAAAGGACAAAGCGATCGGCCACACGGTGCTGAGTGATATCTGCGGCCGTGAAGTCGGTCATCTTTCCACCAGAAAATTCGCACACCGTCTCGCTGCTTCCGAG GATCTAGTCCTGAGACTTGATCTTGCAAGGAAGCTGGAAAAACATTCAGGATGTGTGAACACAGTAAGCTTTAATGCACATGGGGATATTTTGGTCTCTGGTTCAGACGACAGGAGAGTTGTACTTTGGGATTGGGAATCTGGATCTATTAAACTTTGTTTCGATTCTGGCCACACTAGGAATATCTTCCAAGCAAAAATCATGCCAGAAACAGATGACCGAAGCGTTGTTACTTGTGCTGCTGATGGAGAG GTGAGGCATGCAACTATCTTAGAATGTGGAAAAGTGGAGACGAAATTGCTTGGAAGACATCAAGGAAGAGCTCATAAACTAGCCAATGAACCTGCGAGTCCACATGTCTTCTATACATGTGGTGAAGATGGATTGGTTCAACAT TTTGATTTAAGGACAGGAGAGGCTACAGAACTTTTCACTTGCCAACCGGTGCGGGGTAGAGTTTTCACACCTGTTGTTAATCTGAATGCTATAGCTATTGATCCagtaaaccctaatttatttaTGATCGCGGGATCAGATGAATTTACTAGATTATATGATATTAGAAGATATAGATATGATGCGTCAGCTGCTTTTGGTAAACCTGTTGACCATTTCTGTCCCGAGCATTTATTAGGTGACAAGAATCTGGGAATTACAGGATTAGCCTTCTCGGATCAAAGAGAACTTTTAGTTTCATACTGCGAAGAGTTCATTTATCTTTTCTCTAAAGATATGGGATGGGGCAGCGATATAAATTCCGTTATAGATGATCATCATTCGACTGTTAATCCTGATTCAAAGATGGAAACTGATTCCAAACCAGGCCCGCAAGTCTTCAAAGGGCACCGGAATTGTTTGACGGTTAAGGGTGTTAGCTTCGTTGGAGCTAACGAGTATGTTGCGAGTGGGTCTGATTGTGGACGGATGTTTATTTGGAAGAAAAAAGATGCTAAAGTTGTACGCGTTATGGAAGCAGATAGAGAAGTTGTGAACTGTATTCAGCCTCATCCGCATACACATATGCTTGCTAGCTGCGGCATTGACAAAGACATCAAAATTTGGACACCAACGGCACTTGAAAAAGCACCTCCCCCATCAAATATCAACAGG TGGAGGCCAGAGACCAACTTTTGGAGGGTGTCACCAAGAGATATGGCACTTGAATTGCTTGCATTGAGAAGTCAACAAATGAGCCCGGTGAGAAGGCCTAGTGAAGAAGGTGATACAATGGGGTTGATTGTAACTTTTGACTCCGACAGCTCAGATAGCGAAGATTAA